In a single window of the Terriglobus roseus genome:
- a CDS encoding VWA domain-containing protein: MNAAIKNLAAAAIGTILFAGTASFAQTTPPPPTDQGGPQQDNSPVILKKKPQQSPQDEPPPPAEEQEKVKNPKGLENYSIRVDVPVVTVDVSVQLQKSGQFVPGLKGGNFKVTEDGVEQRVTDVRMQQKPITAVLLLEFAANSWAFIQDMQQSSYVFFRQLKPEDYIAVITYDLRTRILTDFTQDKGITEQALRSLTIPGFSDTNEFDALYETLDRVSRIEGRKYIILISSGRDTFSKINLDQIYKKVKQSQDVTIYTISTGGLARELTDARGGMGGMQRMNYLQADNQMRTFSSMTGGQSYFPIFQGALPEVFNSINASIRNQYVLSYRPTNTAQDGTYRKIKVELVDREGQPLKMVDEKGKQIKYSVIARDGYRARMPVE, translated from the coding sequence TTGAACGCAGCCATCAAGAACCTGGCAGCCGCCGCCATCGGCACCATCCTGTTTGCCGGCACCGCATCCTTTGCGCAGACCACGCCTCCGCCTCCTACCGACCAGGGCGGGCCGCAGCAGGACAACAGCCCCGTCATTCTCAAAAAGAAGCCGCAGCAGTCGCCACAGGATGAGCCGCCGCCACCCGCCGAGGAGCAGGAGAAGGTCAAGAATCCGAAGGGCCTTGAGAACTACTCCATACGCGTCGATGTGCCGGTCGTGACCGTTGACGTGAGCGTGCAGTTGCAGAAGTCAGGCCAGTTCGTGCCGGGCCTGAAGGGTGGCAACTTCAAGGTGACGGAAGACGGCGTCGAGCAGCGTGTGACCGATGTGCGCATGCAGCAAAAGCCGATCACCGCTGTTCTGCTGCTGGAGTTCGCGGCGAACAGCTGGGCGTTCATTCAGGACATGCAGCAGTCGTCGTATGTCTTCTTTCGCCAGTTGAAGCCGGAGGATTACATCGCAGTCATCACGTATGACCTGCGGACGCGCATCCTGACCGACTTTACGCAGGACAAGGGCATCACGGAGCAGGCACTGCGCTCGCTAACCATTCCGGGCTTCAGCGACACGAACGAGTTCGACGCGCTATACGAGACGCTCGACCGCGTCAGCCGCATTGAGGGCCGGAAGTACATCATCCTGATCTCAAGCGGTCGCGACACCTTCAGCAAGATCAACCTGGACCAGATCTACAAGAAGGTCAAGCAATCACAGGATGTGACGATCTATACCATCAGCACGGGCGGCCTGGCGCGCGAGTTGACGGACGCTCGCGGCGGCATGGGTGGCATGCAGCGCATGAACTACCTGCAGGCTGACAACCAGATGCGGACGTTCTCTTCGATGACGGGTGGTCAATCGTATTTCCCGATCTTCCAGGGCGCGCTGCCGGAGGTCTTCAACTCCATCAATGCCTCTATCCGCAACCAGTATGTGCTGAGCTATCGCCCCACAAACACTGCTCAGGACGGCACCTATCGCAAGATCAAGGTGGAACTCGTCGACCGCGAAGGCCAACCATTGAAGATGGTGGACGAAAAGGGCAAGCAGATTAAGTACTCCGTAATAGCCCGCGACGGATACCGTGCTCGCATGCCCGTGGAGTAG
- a CDS encoding sugar transferase, with protein MHRIATRIFNSSALRWSDVVLLAMSLALGTIWDYQPALADDLHHYFDIRISVRNLVLLGAALLIWRFCLWAVGLYRSTSTTDLVFRVLGGVLLSTPLAAFALHLRHTGGTLLGPTIVFMIAAFVFLVVSRGFVSLSATIFHAHARPRRVALIVGSGNLAQQLALDLRQSTAYDYDIYGFVDSEELEGSEAIGPRLGDVESLSTILMHTPVDDVMIGLPIKSHYSTIQRVTEIVEIAGVQTQFPTKIVMTSVVKSIREDNGRMILTMTHHDGRRHIKRLFDVVIASVLLVLLLPLFLVVAILIPLSDWGPVFFKQQRYGLNKRRFYMYKFRSMVVDAEKKQAAIEHLNENAGPVFKIKSDPRITWIGKIIRKTSIDELPQLVNVLRGEMSLVGPRPLPLRDVTRFQELRHMRRFSVLPGMTGLWQVSGRSNLNFDGWVDLDLRYIDHWTLLMDVKILAMTLPAVLRGSGAA; from the coding sequence ATGCACCGCATTGCAACCCGAATCTTTAATTCATCGGCCCTTCGATGGAGCGACGTCGTACTGCTAGCGATGTCGCTCGCACTGGGAACCATTTGGGACTATCAACCAGCGCTGGCCGACGACCTGCATCACTACTTCGACATTCGCATCTCCGTCCGGAACCTGGTGCTGCTGGGAGCAGCCCTGTTGATCTGGCGATTCTGCCTCTGGGCAGTCGGTCTCTACCGCAGCACTTCGACGACTGATCTGGTGTTTCGAGTCCTCGGCGGCGTCTTGTTGAGCACACCGCTTGCGGCCTTCGCGCTGCATCTGCGCCACACCGGGGGCACGCTTCTGGGCCCGACGATCGTCTTCATGATTGCTGCGTTTGTCTTCCTAGTGGTCAGCCGAGGGTTCGTCAGCCTTTCCGCCACAATCTTCCATGCTCATGCGCGTCCTCGCCGTGTCGCTCTGATCGTCGGCAGCGGCAACCTCGCGCAGCAACTGGCCCTTGATTTGCGCCAGTCGACCGCCTACGACTATGACATCTACGGCTTTGTCGATAGCGAAGAACTCGAGGGGAGCGAGGCGATCGGACCGCGCTTAGGAGATGTTGAATCTCTCTCCACGATCCTGATGCATACGCCAGTCGACGATGTCATGATCGGGTTGCCAATCAAGTCGCACTACAGCACCATTCAGCGCGTCACGGAGATCGTGGAGATCGCCGGTGTCCAGACGCAGTTCCCCACGAAGATCGTCATGACGAGCGTGGTCAAGAGCATCCGCGAAGACAACGGCCGCATGATCCTGACCATGACGCACCACGACGGGCGCCGGCACATCAAGCGGCTGTTCGATGTGGTTATCGCCAGCGTCCTCTTAGTCCTGCTGCTCCCTCTCTTCCTTGTGGTCGCGATCCTGATTCCCCTGTCCGACTGGGGTCCGGTCTTCTTCAAGCAGCAGCGTTACGGCCTGAACAAGCGTCGCTTCTACATGTACAAGTTCCGCAGCATGGTGGTCGATGCGGAAAAGAAGCAGGCAGCGATCGAGCACTTGAATGAAAATGCGGGCCCCGTGTTCAAGATCAAGAGCGACCCGCGCATCACGTGGATCGGCAAGATCATCCGGAAGACGTCCATCGACGAATTACCGCAGTTGGTGAATGTCTTGCGTGGCGAGATGTCCCTGGTTGGTCCCCGCCCGCTGCCGCTGCGGGACGTGACTCGCTTTCAGGAGCTGCGCCACATGCGCCGCTTCAGCGTTCTGCCAGGCATGACCGGTCTGTGGCAGGTGTCAGGCCGCAGCAATTTGAACTTCGATGGGTGGGTGGATCTTGATCTTCGGTACATCGATCACTGGACCCTGCTGATGGATGTGAAGATCCTCGCAATGACGCTACCCGCAGTGCTGCGCGGTAGTGGCGCTGCCTGA
- a CDS encoding glycoside hydrolase family 28 protein yields MNPTTTTARRTFLKTAGASLLAMPLLAEAMDAHAKPAPAAGTNHNVQINVRDMGATGDGRTKDTLALQQALDRCALLGGGEVLVPAGDYLTGALQIRSNTTLHLAEGATLNGASELSEYPISQVRWEGKFIKGYLAFLYAIDAENIRIVGPGRIVGSPAIVGRVQKETRMRLPALMEFVSCRNVIVENCYTKQYGMWSIHPLFCENVTFRNVQVDSGADGIDVDSCKQVVIEGCNFQTADDCISLKSGRGSEANRIARPCEDVRISNCTFADTRWACIGIGSEASAGVRNVLVEHCKCTTAYTHAFYIKTRPGRGAYIENLTFNDIDVSGVREGFLRINDLNSGLQDQDPVPGDEGLPMLRNLRFTNIRVSDVPQLVAATEIHPKKPLEGLIFENITGTARKGMLMANINGLVLKNIHVTGIEGPLLSTVNVHGKGIEGAVPLPAASTAKIPEPIAAPVTPYVLR; encoded by the coding sequence TTGAACCCCACCACGACGACTGCGCGACGCACTTTTCTGAAGACTGCGGGCGCCAGCCTGCTTGCCATGCCGCTGCTTGCCGAAGCGATGGATGCCCACGCAAAGCCTGCGCCAGCAGCCGGCACAAATCACAACGTGCAGATCAACGTCCGAGACATGGGCGCGACCGGCGATGGCAGGACCAAGGACACACTCGCCCTGCAGCAGGCGCTGGATCGCTGCGCGCTTTTGGGTGGTGGCGAAGTGCTGGTTCCGGCCGGCGATTACCTGACAGGCGCGCTACAAATTCGCAGTAACACCACGCTGCATCTGGCCGAAGGCGCCACGCTGAATGGCGCGTCGGAGCTGAGTGAATACCCCATCTCGCAGGTGCGGTGGGAGGGCAAATTCATCAAGGGCTATCTCGCCTTTCTCTACGCCATCGACGCGGAGAACATTCGCATCGTCGGCCCGGGCCGCATCGTTGGCAGTCCTGCGATTGTCGGTCGTGTGCAGAAGGAGACGCGCATGCGTCTGCCTGCGCTGATGGAGTTCGTGAGCTGCCGCAACGTGATCGTAGAGAACTGCTATACGAAGCAATATGGCATGTGGTCCATCCACCCACTCTTTTGCGAGAACGTAACCTTCCGCAATGTGCAGGTAGACAGCGGCGCGGACGGGATCGATGTGGACTCGTGCAAGCAGGTAGTCATCGAGGGCTGCAACTTTCAGACCGCCGATGACTGCATCTCGTTGAAGTCGGGCCGTGGGTCTGAGGCGAATCGGATCGCTCGTCCGTGTGAGGATGTTCGAATCAGCAACTGCACTTTCGCAGATACGCGATGGGCCTGCATCGGTATCGGGTCAGAGGCTTCCGCCGGCGTCCGCAATGTGCTCGTCGAACACTGCAAGTGCACCACCGCCTACACTCACGCCTTTTACATCAAGACGCGTCCGGGCCGCGGCGCATACATTGAGAACCTGACCTTCAACGACATCGACGTCTCCGGCGTGCGGGAAGGCTTCCTGCGCATCAACGATCTTAACAGCGGCCTGCAGGATCAGGATCCTGTGCCCGGCGATGAAGGCCTGCCCATGCTCCGCAATCTGCGCTTCACCAACATCCGCGTCAGCGATGTGCCGCAACTCGTAGCCGCCACGGAGATCCATCCGAAGAAGCCGCTGGAAGGACTGATCTTCGAGAACATCACCGGCACAGCCCGCAAGGGCATGCTCATGGCGAACATCAACGGCCTGGTTTTGAAGAACATTCACGTCACCGGCATCGAGGGGCCGCTACTCTCTACCGTGAACGTGCACGGCAAAGGCATCGAGGGTGCAGTTCCCTTACCCGCCGCGTCCACGGCAAAGATTCCGGAACCAATCGCGGCACCGGTCACTCCCTACGTCCTTCGCTAA
- the feoB gene encoding ferrous iron transporter B has protein sequence MSTLIAPAPAAQPQRNAGGYKTVGLIGPPNVGKTTLFNRLTGMRQKVSNYSGVTVEHRSGKLKTGQTVVDLPGVWSLTPESEDQKIAVNVLRGKQHNVAALDAVLLVVDGTQLHRYMTLIGQVLACGLPTLVLINMADELTARKGFIDPLAVARELGAPTALISASRGTGIDAITRFLNGEHAAAALLPVLQAGGNAAPGCATDCNNLTKTGAYRRPNHSRFTREFDRWALHPVVGPILCLVFILAAFQIMFRAAYPAGTALSNWLSAVGAMVGAHIPNAIVSAVLVDGIWNGVASVLGFLPTILCMFVVITILEDSGYMARAAVIADRTMGRVGLNGRSFLPLLSAYACAVPAIMATRAIPSKKDRLATILIAPFMTCSARLPVYALLIAAFIPARQLLGNALGLQAATMMLLYALGLLAALFTAKLLNSSMLKGQPSLFAIELPNYRLPRLRTIMLAIYDRSKVFLKQVGTVILVLNLGVWFLSHMPFHNGQPSDVGSSYLAHLGDLIVPLLRPLGLTRNVGISLLTAFVARESVVSTLATLYGSVNAGVALRAEVGLAGALALLVFFALAMQCTATLAVVRRETNSWKWPLLQLGYMTVLAYAASFVTYRIALAFHV, from the coding sequence GTGAGCACCCTGATCGCTCCCGCACCTGCCGCACAACCGCAGCGGAATGCTGGTGGCTACAAAACTGTCGGCCTGATCGGGCCGCCGAATGTAGGCAAGACCACGCTCTTTAACCGCTTGACGGGCATGCGACAGAAGGTCAGCAACTATTCCGGCGTGACGGTGGAACACCGCAGCGGCAAGCTCAAGACCGGTCAGACGGTCGTCGACCTTCCCGGCGTCTGGAGCCTCACACCCGAATCTGAAGATCAAAAAATCGCCGTCAACGTCCTCAGGGGCAAGCAGCACAACGTGGCCGCGCTGGATGCAGTGCTGCTCGTCGTCGACGGGACACAGCTGCACCGGTACATGACGCTCATCGGCCAGGTGCTGGCATGCGGCCTGCCCACGCTGGTTCTGATCAACATGGCGGACGAACTGACGGCGCGGAAGGGCTTCATCGATCCGTTGGCCGTCGCTCGCGAACTGGGTGCTCCCACTGCCCTGATCAGCGCGTCCCGCGGCACCGGCATCGACGCGATCACCCGATTCCTCAATGGCGAACATGCCGCCGCTGCCCTTCTGCCGGTCCTGCAGGCAGGCGGCAACGCTGCCCCCGGCTGCGCCACGGATTGCAATAACCTGACGAAAACCGGCGCCTACCGCCGCCCGAACCACTCCCGCTTCACCCGCGAGTTTGATCGCTGGGCTCTGCATCCCGTGGTCGGTCCCATCCTCTGCCTGGTGTTCATCCTGGCGGCGTTTCAGATCATGTTCCGTGCCGCCTACCCGGCTGGCACCGCGCTGAGCAACTGGCTTAGCGCCGTTGGTGCGATGGTCGGTGCGCACATTCCTAACGCAATTGTCAGCGCCGTCCTCGTCGACGGCATCTGGAATGGTGTCGCGTCGGTGCTCGGATTCCTGCCGACAATCCTTTGCATGTTTGTTGTGATCACGATCCTCGAGGATTCCGGCTACATGGCGCGCGCAGCCGTCATTGCCGACCGGACGATGGGACGTGTTGGTCTGAATGGCAGGTCGTTCCTGCCTCTCTTGAGCGCCTACGCCTGCGCGGTTCCGGCCATCATGGCGACACGTGCGATCCCCTCGAAGAAAGACCGTCTTGCAACGATTCTTATCGCGCCCTTCATGACCTGCTCCGCGCGACTGCCTGTATACGCGCTGCTCATTGCCGCATTCATTCCTGCACGCCAGCTGCTGGGCAACGCGCTTGGCCTTCAGGCAGCCACCATGATGCTGTTGTACGCACTCGGCCTGCTGGCAGCACTTTTCACGGCGAAGCTGCTGAACTCGAGCATGCTGAAGGGGCAGCCATCGCTCTTCGCAATTGAGCTTCCCAACTATCGCCTGCCGCGACTGCGTACCATCATGCTGGCTATCTATGACCGCAGCAAGGTCTTCCTGAAGCAGGTCGGAACGGTCATTCTGGTACTGAACCTGGGCGTGTGGTTCCTGTCGCACATGCCCTTCCACAACGGCCAGCCGAGCGACGTGGGCTCCAGCTACCTCGCTCACCTCGGCGACCTGATCGTGCCGCTACTAAGGCCACTTGGCCTGACGCGCAATGTTGGCATCTCGCTGCTGACGGCGTTCGTCGCACGTGAGAGCGTCGTAAGCACTCTCGCAACACTGTACGGCTCAGTCAACGCTGGCGTCGCGCTACGTGCGGAGGTTGGCCTCGCCGGCGCATTGGCATTGTTGGTTTTCTTTGCGCTGGCGATGCAGTGCACGGCAACGCTGGCAGTCGTTCGTCGCGAGACAAACAGCTGGAAGTGGCCGCTGCTACAGCTTGGGTACATGACAGTGCTGGCTTACGCGGCTTCGTTCGTGACGTATCGCATTGCTTTGGCTTTCCACGTTTAA
- a CDS encoding FeoA family protein, whose product MHLAELNRGEKAHVLGVAQGEAYCHLCSLGLNSGAEVELVRSLSKKSLLIVRVDGFDIALRGETAATVKIALERTR is encoded by the coding sequence TTGCACCTGGCAGAGTTGAATCGCGGAGAAAAGGCGCACGTTCTGGGCGTTGCGCAGGGCGAAGCGTATTGCCACCTGTGTTCGCTGGGCCTGAACTCCGGTGCGGAGGTGGAGCTGGTGCGCAGCCTGTCTAAAAAATCGCTACTGATCGTTCGCGTCGATGGCTTTGACATCGCCCTGCGTGGTGAAACGGCCGCTACCGTGAAGATCGCCCTGGAGCGCACGCGGTGA
- a CDS encoding tyrosine-protein phosphatase, giving the protein MVDIHQHLLFGIDDGSKSLEQSVAMVQMAMDDGFTHVVATPHANDRYPYDRARNERLLQQIRETLPPNVAAAMTLGLGCDFHLNFENTEDARLHNRRYTINEKEYLLIELPDIGISNRIDEILYNLRVEGMTPILTHPERNVTLQRTPGKLQEWVSNGLLLQVTAGSVVGDFGPTAEALAWSLLKKNSVHFLATDAHDLERRTPTMSAARRLVSERLGEEMATRLCVTNPMMVFEGKPLPEPLQLSEPDEPEEKPSLWKRIFSR; this is encoded by the coding sequence ATGGTCGACATCCATCAGCACCTGTTGTTCGGCATCGACGACGGTTCGAAGTCTCTCGAGCAATCGGTTGCGATGGTGCAGATGGCCATGGACGACGGTTTTACCCACGTCGTGGCCACTCCGCACGCAAACGACCGCTATCCCTACGACCGCGCTCGAAATGAGCGATTGTTGCAGCAGATTCGCGAGACGCTGCCGCCCAATGTTGCAGCGGCGATGACACTGGGCCTGGGCTGCGATTTTCACCTTAACTTTGAGAACACCGAGGACGCCCGCCTCCACAACCGCCGGTACACCATCAACGAGAAGGAATACCTCCTCATCGAACTGCCGGACATCGGCATTTCGAACCGCATCGATGAGATCCTTTACAACCTCCGCGTCGAAGGCATGACGCCCATTCTGACGCATCCGGAACGCAATGTGACCCTGCAGCGTACGCCCGGAAAGCTGCAGGAGTGGGTGTCGAACGGGCTTCTGCTGCAGGTGACGGCCGGATCCGTGGTGGGCGACTTCGGCCCTACGGCGGAGGCGCTCGCGTGGTCCCTGCTCAAGAAGAACTCGGTGCACTTCCTCGCCACGGACGCACACGATCTGGAGCGACGCACGCCCACCATGAGCGCCGCACGCCGCCTGGTGTCTGAGCGCCTTGGCGAGGAAATGGCGACACGCCTCTGCGTCACGAATCCCATGATGGTCTTCGAAGGCAAGCCACTGCCGGAACCCCTCCAACTTTCCGAGCCAGACGAGCCGGAAGAAAAGCCCAGCCTGTGGAAGCGGATCTTCTCGCGCTGA
- the purQ gene encoding phosphoribosylformylglycinamidine synthase subunit PurQ, which translates to MKIGVLVFPGSNCDHDTYNVIDAVAHQPVTFLWHASEDLQGCDAILVPGGFAYGDYLRTGALARFAPIMGSVKKFAAAGGPVMGICNGFQILCESGLLPGALMRNAGLRYICKQVHLRTETSDSPFTHLLSRGEVVQMPIGHMEGNYFCDDATLAAIKKADRIAFRYSTPTGEVTPEANPNGSLENIAGILSEGRNVLGMMPHPDRSSEALLGSADGLKLFQGLIASLQTA; encoded by the coding sequence ATGAAGATCGGTGTGCTTGTCTTCCCCGGATCCAACTGCGACCACGATACCTACAACGTCATCGACGCTGTGGCGCACCAGCCCGTCACGTTCCTCTGGCACGCGTCGGAAGACCTGCAGGGCTGCGACGCTATCCTGGTGCCCGGCGGTTTTGCGTATGGCGATTACCTGCGGACGGGCGCCCTTGCGCGCTTCGCGCCCATCATGGGATCGGTCAAAAAATTTGCCGCCGCTGGTGGCCCGGTCATGGGTATCTGCAACGGCTTCCAGATCCTGTGTGAGAGCGGCCTGTTGCCCGGTGCGCTGATGCGCAATGCTGGTCTGCGTTACATCTGCAAGCAGGTTCACCTTCGCACGGAGACGAGCGACTCCCCGTTCACCCATCTGCTGTCGCGTGGCGAAGTCGTGCAGATGCCGATCGGTCACATGGAAGGCAACTACTTCTGCGACGATGCAACGCTTGCTGCGATAAAGAAGGCTGACCGTATCGCCTTCCGCTACAGCACGCCCACGGGAGAGGTCACGCCGGAAGCGAACCCCAACGGATCGCTGGAGAACATCGCCGGCATCCTGAGTGAAGGCCGTAACGTGCTCGGTATGATGCCGCATCCCGACCGTTCCAGCGAGGCTCTGCTGGGATCAGCCGATGGTCTCAAACTATTTCAGGGGCTCATTGCCAGCCTGCAAACGGCTTAG
- a CDS encoding PilZ domain-containing protein codes for MPPVSIPPKPLSDATNPMRNAVRFPLRLNVHIDTDNGPVEAVTEDISASGVQFVMPWAPPINSRLAWTLVLPGEIMGSPDDVTVSCVGRVVWHRPGIVGKQVGVVIDGYRIGELARG; via the coding sequence ATGCCACCTGTCTCCATCCCGCCAAAGCCTCTCTCCGACGCAACCAACCCCATGCGGAACGCGGTGCGCTTCCCTCTGCGACTGAACGTGCATATCGACACGGACAACGGACCAGTGGAAGCAGTTACTGAAGATATCTCCGCCTCGGGTGTTCAGTTCGTCATGCCTTGGGCTCCGCCCATCAACAGTCGCCTGGCCTGGACTCTCGTCTTGCCTGGCGAAATCATGGGCTCGCCGGACGATGTGACGGTGAGCTGCGTGGGCCGCGTGGTCTGGCATCGACCGGGCATCGTGGGGAAACAAGTGGGGGTGGTGATTGATGGATATCGCATCGGAGAACTCGCGCGTGGATGA
- a CDS encoding response regulator transcription factor: MQEDDVPENGIRVILADSQAIYRVGMRKILALEDDIRVVAQAETLLNLYAALQRFPADVVVLEGHLITGTVDAIAELVRRAPNSKIIVQVIENDEAVTVELYRRGVRGVVPRSISPDLLVKCVRKIAAGETWIDNRSINWVIEAYRSQASALVSPRPRPRLSPKEVAIITCITRGMRNKEIAYHVGTTEQVIKNYLRKIYDKLGVSDRLELALYCMHHQLLKHYPQEAVTELVQ; the protein is encoded by the coding sequence ATGCAGGAAGATGATGTGCCAGAGAACGGCATTCGCGTCATCCTTGCGGACTCGCAAGCGATCTACCGTGTGGGCATGCGCAAGATCCTGGCACTGGAAGATGACATTCGTGTTGTCGCGCAGGCCGAGACCTTGCTTAACCTTTACGCCGCGTTGCAGCGCTTCCCGGCCGACGTTGTCGTGCTTGAGGGCCACCTGATCACGGGCACAGTGGACGCCATCGCAGAACTTGTACGACGCGCGCCCAATTCCAAGATCATCGTGCAGGTTATTGAGAATGATGAGGCCGTCACCGTAGAGCTTTACCGGCGCGGCGTACGCGGTGTGGTGCCTCGTTCTATCTCACCGGATCTGCTGGTGAAGTGCGTGCGCAAGATCGCGGCAGGTGAGACATGGATCGACAATCGCTCCATCAATTGGGTCATTGAGGCGTATCGCTCGCAGGCCAGTGCATTGGTCAGCCCGCGTCCGCGTCCGCGCCTATCGCCCAAGGAAGTGGCGATCATCACCTGCATCACGCGTGGCATGCGCAACAAGGAAATTGCCTATCATGTCGGTACGACGGAGCAGGTGATCAAGAACTACCTTCGGAAGATCTATGACAAGCTGGGCGTGAGCGACCGCCTCGAACTTGCCCTTTACTGCATGCACCACCAGTTGCTGAAGCATTATCCGCAGGAAGCCGTCACGGAACTGGTCCAGTAA
- a CDS encoding YceI family protein: protein MSAFAVAALAVAMPAFSQTSTWTIDPVHSGAEFTIRHLGVSNVHGKLGGATGTVVWDEKDPSKSHVEATMKTDTVDTGEPKRDGHLKSETFFDVAKYPTLTFRSTQVKRAGDGKLQIVGDLTLGGQTKPVTLDVEGPAAPQPGQNGKILSGFSATGVLSRKNFNFGQDPKFVPPVLGDEVKFTIDIEINK from the coding sequence ATGAGTGCATTTGCTGTAGCCGCGCTTGCAGTGGCCATGCCGGCGTTTTCGCAGACATCCACATGGACGATTGATCCGGTTCACTCCGGCGCAGAGTTCACCATCCGGCACCTCGGCGTGAGCAATGTCCACGGGAAGCTTGGCGGCGCAACCGGCACGGTGGTTTGGGATGAGAAGGATCCGTCCAAGTCGCACGTGGAAGCCACAATGAAGACGGACACCGTGGACACCGGCGAGCCCAAGCGCGATGGTCACTTGAAGTCTGAAACCTTCTTCGACGTCGCAAAGTACCCGACGCTGACCTTCCGTTCCACGCAGGTGAAGCGCGCCGGTGACGGCAAACTGCAGATTGTGGGCGATCTGACGCTGGGCGGCCAGACCAAGCCGGTGACACTGGACGTAGAGGGGCCCGCAGCTCCGCAGCCCGGCCAGAATGGCAAGATTCTCAGCGGCTTCTCGGCTACTGGCGTGCTTAGCCGTAAGAACTTTAACTTCGGTCAGGACCCCAAGTTTGTACCGCCCGTACTCGGCGATGAGGTGAAGTTCACCATCGATATCGAGATCAACAAGTAG
- a CDS encoding MFS transporter: MATGIVQQWKTLTSPQRNAFIACFLGWSLDAFDFFVLTYCISAIATDFHVGVKDVTEALFWTLVMRPVGALLFGALAEKIGRRPTLMINIISFCVFEVASGFAPTLHSLLICRALFGIAMGGEWGVGAALAFETLPEENRGFFSGLLQEGYVIGNLLAASVYGLLFSHLPLAGSGMMTNWRLMFFIGAAPAILVFYIRSKVDESPAYLAGRAKAVKPTLNLSDVMRYLPNFIFLVLLMTAFTSFSHGTQDLYPTFLQKNKGFSSGTTGWVSDVGHIGALLGGITFGTLSERWGRRRCIVIAALMAIPMIYFWAFTAVPLMVAAGGFLMQFMVQGAWGIIPAHLNELSPAAVRATFPGLAYQLGNLLSSRNGPLQASMAAKYFKGQLGPVLAITVAVVAIAVSLLAGFGREARGQSMLTTDDVAI, encoded by the coding sequence ATGGCAACTGGCATTGTGCAGCAATGGAAGACGCTCACGTCTCCTCAGAGAAACGCGTTCATCGCATGTTTTCTAGGATGGTCGCTCGACGCGTTCGACTTCTTCGTCCTCACCTACTGCATCAGTGCGATCGCCACCGACTTCCACGTCGGCGTGAAGGACGTGACGGAAGCGTTGTTTTGGACCCTGGTGATGCGACCGGTCGGCGCGCTCCTTTTTGGTGCGCTTGCTGAGAAGATCGGGAGACGGCCGACGCTGATGATCAACATCATCAGCTTCTGCGTCTTTGAAGTGGCAAGCGGCTTTGCACCTACACTGCACTCGCTGTTGATCTGCCGCGCATTGTTCGGCATTGCCATGGGTGGAGAATGGGGCGTTGGCGCGGCTCTGGCCTTTGAGACGTTGCCCGAAGAGAATCGAGGGTTCTTCAGCGGCCTGCTGCAGGAAGGCTATGTCATCGGCAACCTGCTGGCGGCCTCCGTGTACGGTCTGTTGTTCTCGCATCTGCCCCTCGCAGGCTCCGGCATGATGACGAACTGGCGTCTGATGTTCTTCATCGGTGCAGCGCCAGCGATCCTCGTTTTCTATATCCGCAGCAAGGTGGACGAATCGCCGGCGTATCTCGCTGGAAGGGCGAAGGCAGTCAAGCCTACGCTGAATCTCAGCGATGTCATGCGATACCTGCCGAACTTCATCTTCCTTGTATTGTTGATGACTGCGTTCACGTCCTTCAGCCATGGCACGCAGGATCTGTATCCGACGTTCCTGCAGAAGAACAAGGGATTTTCTTCCGGCACGACGGGTTGGGTGAGCGACGTCGGCCACATCGGTGCACTGCTCGGCGGCATCACCTTCGGCACGCTATCGGAACGTTGGGGCCGCAGGCGCTGCATTGTGATTGCGGCGTTGATGGCGATCCCCATGATCTATTTCTGGGCCTTCACCGCAGTCCCACTCATGGTTGCTGCAGGTGGCTTCCTGATGCAGTTCATGGTCCAGGGCGCATGGGGCATCATCCCCGCCCATCTCAACGAACTTTCTCCGGCGGCCGTACGTGCAACGTTCCCCGGTCTGGCTTATCAGCTTGGAAACCTGCTGTCGTCCCGCAATGGACCACTGCAGGCCTCAATGGCCGCGAAGTACTTCAAGGGCCAACTCGGTCCAGTGCTCGCAATCACCGTGGCCGTCGTGGCAATCGCGGTAAGCCTGCTGGCGGGCTTCGGTCGAGAGGCCAGGGGGCAGAGTATGCTCACGACGGACGACGTGGCGATCTAA